The DNA window TTCGATTGCGCCGCATAGGGCGCAAAAAAATTCCGGTTTATTCGATCGTTGCCGCCGACTCGCGCAATGCACGAGACGGTCGCTACATCGAGGACATTGGCCGCTACTTTCCGCTTCGAGACCCCGCAGAGGTGCGCCTCGACGAAGAGCGAGCCCTCTATTGGCTCGACAACGGGGCACAGCCCAGCGATACGGTACGGTCAATCCTCTACCGCCGGGGCCTGATGCTGCAGAATCATCTGAAGCAAAAGGGCGAGCCGGCCGACGTAATTGAGGAGAAAGTGTCCGAGTTTCGGGATCGGATGGCCCAGCAGGGCGACGATTTGAAAATGGCCGTGCAGCCGCAGGGTGCCGACGCGCTGGAAAAGGAGCGTGAGCGGGCGGAAGACCTTGACAAAGAGGCTCGTCTTCGGGCCCAGGCCACGCCTCTCTCGGGAGTTGAGGACGAGGCCGAAGAGACAGAGGCCGATGCCGATGAAGCTGACGCCGAGGCCGACGCGGAAGCGGACGTTGATGAGGAGCCGGACGAAGACGAAGAATAGCCCTGTCCGTTTTTGCACCGACCCTCTGTTCGATGCCTTCTTCCTCTGAACCTTCGTCCGACTCGGCTGCGGCGACGCCCGACTACGCCGATGTAGCACCGGAGGCGATGGTACAGATCGGCTTCGTCTTCCGCCCCCACGGGATCGCGGGGGAGCTCAAGATCAATCCCGAACATACCGACGATCCGGCCCGCTACGAGGAGCTGGACACGGTGTATGTCGGAAAGCATCCGCACGCCGTCGTTCAGCACACGATTGCGTCGGTGCGCTACCAGCAGACGAAGCGAGGGACGACGGTGATCCTCGGCCTGGCGGACATTGCGTCGCGCACAGATGCCGAGGCGGTGATGAAGCAGAAGGTATTTGCCCACGAGGAGGACCTGGAGTTGGAAGACGACGAGGTCTTCATTCATGACCTCGTGGGCCTTTCAGTCTTGACCGAAGAGGGAGAAGAGCTGGGAACCGTGGCCAACTACATGGAGATGCCTGCGCAAGACGTGTTTGTCGTCACGCGTTCTGATGGCTCGGAGGCCATGATTCCGGCCGTAGAGGATTTTATCCTTGAGGTTGACTTGGAAGGCGGCCGGCTCGTGGTGCGTCCCATTGAAGGGCTTCTCGATTAGCTCTGCATTTGTTTTCTGTACCCGTACGAATGGCCGGCACTGAGGCAGCACGTCCTCGCTGCGCTCGGTCCTCGGTTGCTCGCATCCCACTTTTGGACGGCCGAATTCGTCATGCGTATCGATGTCATCACAGCCCTGCCCGGTCTCGTCGACGGTCCGCTGCAGCATAGCATCGTGCGGCGGGCGCAGGACAGTGGGGCCGTTGAGATTGCCGTGCACGACCTTCGGGAGCACGCCGTGGGGAAGCACCGGCAGATTGACGACTTTCCCTATGGAGGGGGAGCGGGCATGGTGCTCAAGCCTGAGCCGATTTTTCGGTGCGTCGAAGCAATCGAAGATGAACACGGCGAGCCCGATGAAGTCATTTTTCTGACCCCGGATGGGGAGCAGATCGATCAGCCGATCGTAAACCGGCTGACAATGCATGACCACTTGGTTTTGCTTGCGGGGCATTACAAAGGCATTGACCAGCGGGTGCGTGACGGGCTGGTTACGAGAGAACTTTCGATTGGTGATTTTGTGCTTAGCGGCGGCGAGCTGCCCGCCCTTGTTCTTATTGACGCGGTGGTGCGGCTGCTGCCCGGGGTGCTCGGCGATGCGTCGTCCGCGCTGACCGATTCATTCCAGGACGGATTGCTTGATGCCCCCGTCTACACTCGTCCGGCGGAATACCGGGGCCGCTCGGTGCCCGAGGTGCTGCGCTCCGGCGATCACCAGCGGGTGGAAGAGTGGAGAGACGAAAAGCGTCTCGAAAAGACGCGCGACCGCCGCCCCGACCTATTGCCGGAGTCGTCATAGGCGATCCGGCGTCCCTTTGTTTTTTCGACATTCCTTTTGATCGACAACCCAATTGAGAGCCATGTCTACTGATCTAATGAGCGTCGTCGAGGCCACGCAGTTCCGGGACGACGTCCCCGACTTCGACGTGGGGGACACTGTGAATGTCCATCTGCGCGTGGTAGAAGGCGAAAAAGAGCGGATCCAGAAGTTTGAGGGCATCTGTCTCAACCGGCGCGGGTCCGGGTCCAGCGAAACCTTTACGGTTCGAAAGATGACGGAAGGCACCGGCGTCGAGCGAATTTTCCCGATTCACTCTCCTCGGATTGCCGAGATTGAGGTCACGCGGCGCGGAAAGGTGCGCCGGTCCAACCTCTCGTTCCTTCGGGATCGAGTCGGCAAGTCTGCCCGCGTAAAGGAGCGCGTGCAGGACGAGTAGGAATAGCCATTGGGAGATGATGGCCCGGCACGACCCTGTCATGAATCCAACAGCGTATGGAGCTCGCAACTTGGGATTACCCACCGGCTGAGTTTCTCATTTCCGGGTTTACCTCGGGCGCGGTCGAGAACCCGTTTTCCATCAAGCGCTACCGCCCGGAGGAGTGCGCGGCGCGGTTCGTGGAGGACGATGTGGACGTGGCGCTGCTGCCGACGATGCTTGCCCTCCAGGCAAGTGATGCGATCGACGTGATTCCGAGTGTCGGGCTCGTGTCTTGGGACTACCCGTACGCGAAATTGATATGGAGCGGGGGGCTGCACGACTTTCCCGAAACCATTGCCTACGACCGGCGGGTGGCACAGGAGCGTGTCGTCACTCGCATCATCATGCACGAACATTACGGTGTGGACCCGACGTTTGTCCCGTACGACGATCACTCCCCCAAAGAGCTTCTAGAGGTGGACGAGGACGCGTCGCTGCTGGTGGGGCCCAACGTGCCGTCGTTTCAGACGGAGCCCTTTACGATTGATGTGGGGCAGGAATGGTACGAGCTCACGAACTACCCGATGGTATGGGGGCTTTATGTCACCAAGCGCGATCAGGCGTCGGATGAGATGATTGAGGCGCTGATTGCCTCGGCACGTGCGGCGGAAGAGAACCGCGACGTGTGGGTGCAGGCACAGGAGACCTCTAAGACCCTGAACGCTTTTTACCGGGAAGATCTGCGGACGGGCCTCGACAAATTGGCCATCGCGAGCCTCACGGAGTTT is part of the Salinibacter sp. 10B genome and encodes:
- a CDS encoding MqnA/MqnD/SBP family protein: MELATWDYPPAEFLISGFTSGAVENPFSIKRYRPEECAARFVEDDVDVALLPTMLALQASDAIDVIPSVGLVSWDYPYAKLIWSGGLHDFPETIAYDRRVAQERVVTRIIMHEHYGVDPTFVPYDDHSPKELLEVDEDASLLVGPNVPSFQTEPFTIDVGQEWYELTNYPMVWGLYVTKRDQASDEMIEALIASARAAEENRDVWVQAQETSKTLNAFYREDLRTGLDKLAIASLTEFRKYLFYYDVTEDVPDLPFVFLDDEEEEEEEESES
- the trmD gene encoding tRNA (guanosine(37)-N1)-methyltransferase TrmD, with protein sequence MRIDVITALPGLVDGPLQHSIVRRAQDSGAVEIAVHDLREHAVGKHRQIDDFPYGGGAGMVLKPEPIFRCVEAIEDEHGEPDEVIFLTPDGEQIDQPIVNRLTMHDHLVLLAGHYKGIDQRVRDGLVTRELSIGDFVLSGGELPALVLIDAVVRLLPGVLGDASSALTDSFQDGLLDAPVYTRPAEYRGRSVPEVLRSGDHQRVEEWRDEKRLEKTRDRRPDLLPESS
- the rimM gene encoding ribosome maturation factor RimM (Essential for efficient processing of 16S rRNA); translation: MPSSSEPSSDSAAATPDYADVAPEAMVQIGFVFRPHGIAGELKINPEHTDDPARYEELDTVYVGKHPHAVVQHTIASVRYQQTKRGTTVILGLADIASRTDAEAVMKQKVFAHEEDLELEDDEVFIHDLVGLSVLTEEGEELGTVANYMEMPAQDVFVVTRSDGSEAMIPAVEDFILEVDLEGGRLVVRPIEGLLD
- the rplS gene encoding 50S ribosomal protein L19 encodes the protein MSTDLMSVVEATQFRDDVPDFDVGDTVNVHLRVVEGEKERIQKFEGICLNRRGSGSSETFTVRKMTEGTGVERIFPIHSPRIAEIEVTRRGKVRRSNLSFLRDRVGKSARVKERVQDE
- the rpsP gene encoding 30S ribosomal protein S16 — its product is MSVKLRLRRIGRKKIPVYSIVAADSRNARDGRYIEDIGRYFPLRDPAEVRLDEERALYWLDNGAQPSDTVRSILYRRGLMLQNHLKQKGEPADVIEEKVSEFRDRMAQQGDDLKMAVQPQGADALEKERERAEDLDKEARLRAQATPLSGVEDEAEETEADADEADAEADAEADVDEEPDEDEE